From Rhodococcus sp. B7740, one genomic window encodes:
- a CDS encoding EstA family serine hydrolase — protein sequence MTIDGHCDARFTAVRDALSANLDSGAELGASIVVDIDGHIAVDLWGGHRDTERRLPWESDTITNVWSTTKMVTCLAALMLIDRGLVDHDAPVASYWPEFAAAGKDDIAIRHLLSHTSGVSGWDRPFSEEDLYDWELSTSRLAAQAPWWDSRTTSGYHAASQGHLIGEVVRRVTGTSLRRFVADEIAGHLGADFQIGAAETDWDRIADVVPPPPPTDDGVPDPTLVRRRTFLGPLVQASSANTAAWRAADMGALNGHGNARSVARILSVISRGGTVDGVRLLSPETIDTIFEEQSDGVDLALGIPLRFGLGFALPQPESMPYIPEGKVCFWGGWGGSLTVLHPDSKLTISYVMNRMGPGIIGSDRAEQYVRAVYDALA from the coding sequence ATGACGATTGACGGTCACTGCGACGCACGCTTCACCGCGGTACGAGACGCGTTGAGCGCCAACCTCGACAGCGGCGCCGAACTGGGCGCATCCATCGTGGTCGACATCGACGGCCACATTGCCGTCGACCTGTGGGGCGGCCATCGCGACACCGAACGTCGCCTGCCGTGGGAGTCGGACACGATCACCAACGTGTGGTCGACGACGAAAATGGTGACGTGTCTGGCGGCATTGATGCTGATCGACCGTGGGTTGGTCGATCACGATGCGCCGGTGGCGTCGTACTGGCCCGAGTTCGCGGCCGCAGGTAAGGACGACATCGCGATCCGGCATCTGTTGTCGCACACCTCCGGGGTCTCGGGCTGGGACCGACCGTTCAGCGAAGAGGACCTCTACGACTGGGAACTCTCCACCTCGAGGCTGGCGGCGCAGGCACCGTGGTGGGATTCCCGCACCACCTCGGGTTATCACGCGGCCAGCCAAGGCCACCTGATCGGAGAAGTCGTTCGCCGCGTCACCGGAACATCGTTGCGGCGGTTCGTGGCCGACGAGATCGCCGGCCACCTCGGTGCCGACTTCCAGATCGGTGCCGCCGAGACCGACTGGGATCGGATCGCCGACGTCGTGCCGCCACCACCGCCGACCGATGATGGCGTGCCCGACCCGACGTTGGTGCGTCGCAGGACCTTTCTCGGACCGTTGGTGCAGGCCTCGTCGGCGAACACCGCGGCGTGGCGCGCCGCGGACATGGGCGCACTGAACGGGCACGGCAATGCCCGATCGGTCGCGAGAATCCTGTCCGTCATCTCCCGAGGCGGCACCGTGGACGGCGTACGACTGCTGAGCCCGGAGACGATCGACACGATCTTCGAGGAGCAATCCGACGGGGTCGATCTGGCCCTGGGCATTCCGTTGCGCTTCGGCCTGGGTTTCGCTCTGCCACAGCCCGAATCGATGCCCTACATCCCCGAAGGCAAGGTCTGCTTCTGGGGCGGCTGGGGCGGATCGCTGACCGTTCTGCACCCGGACTCGAAGCTGACCATCTCCTACGTGATGAACCGCATGGGTCCCGGAATCATCGGATCCGACCGAGCCGAGCAATACGTGCGCGCGGTCTACGACGCCCTCGCCTGA
- a CDS encoding TetR/AcrR family transcriptional regulator, whose amino-acid sequence MTQPHSPQPADVSPLPRQLRTRQRRDDIVANAANIFAREGYSNVGMRDIADAVGIKGASLYHHFPSKEDILFAICLTVTQEPAEENLPLLDAAGTPTERLSSLVRAHLVHLNRRRVEYIVGLHELASLTPEHRAVIKDYRRQYQRRVRDVITAGMRSGEFTVPDARLASFALTDMLNGISNWFHDGGELSIEDVADGYVELAVHRILGAAHDD is encoded by the coding sequence ATGACGCAGCCACATTCACCGCAGCCGGCTGATGTGAGTCCCCTTCCCCGACAGCTCCGCACCCGCCAACGACGAGACGACATCGTCGCCAATGCCGCCAATATCTTTGCGCGTGAGGGCTACTCGAACGTGGGGATGCGCGACATCGCCGACGCCGTCGGTATCAAGGGTGCCAGCCTCTACCACCACTTCCCGTCCAAGGAAGACATCCTCTTCGCGATCTGTCTGACGGTCACACAGGAGCCGGCCGAGGAGAACCTGCCGCTGCTCGACGCGGCGGGGACCCCCACCGAACGCCTGTCGTCTCTGGTGCGTGCGCACCTGGTGCATCTGAACCGGAGACGGGTCGAGTACATCGTCGGCCTGCACGAGTTGGCCTCGCTCACCCCCGAGCACCGCGCCGTCATCAAGGACTACCGCCGCCAGTACCAACGACGCGTCCGCGACGTGATCACCGCCGGAATGCGCAGTGGTGAATTCACCGTCCCGGACGCGCGATTGGCGTCGTTCGCCCTGACCGACATGCTCAACGGCATCAGCAACTGGTTCCACGACGGCGGCGAGCTGAGCATCGAGGACGTTGCCGACGGATACGTCGAACTGGCTGTCCACCGCATTCTGGGAGCGGCACATGACGATTGA
- a CDS encoding class I adenylate-forming enzyme family protein, producing MPGTATHHRSPIGRATIGDQLRRHARTQPNKVAFISYAADGTREVTTYGELDSRANQFANLLVDLGVTTGDRVASMARNSVDVVVAYYGTLKAGAAFTGINVMYRAAEVKHQLEHAEPTVVVADPAYAEIISSVKPETTTLVTFGPEYAALTANTPSTEPDVEMDENDVAMVIYTSGTEAAPKGVMIPHRNFLISTAPAWSWGLRTGPEDTWLFVMPFHTIAGLGSMTTLTLMGATLVLPATVDPAQSLRIIAAEKISVIAQTPTFYLALARDAQFGSETVGQVRRCLTYGGQVSPHTISAWAAAAPEAIWGTYWGQSELSQLGSVGWFSTLDDIPDGDASWIGKPVTHLEIKVVDPAGNESEIGELLCRTPSVMLGYFKDPERTAEVFRDGWVHTGDMVRIDADGNLFFYDRMKDMIKSGGMNVSSQEVERTIHTHPDVLRAAVVGVPDPYWSEAVTAFVIARDGVTADPAAIIEYCRTELASYKAPKSVHIVAELPVDPQGKILKRELRLLAAVEETV from the coding sequence GTGCCCGGTACTGCCACCCACCACCGCTCCCCCATCGGACGCGCCACCATCGGCGATCAACTTCGTCGCCATGCGCGGACGCAGCCGAACAAGGTCGCATTCATCAGCTACGCGGCGGACGGCACGCGTGAGGTCACGACCTATGGCGAACTCGATTCTCGCGCAAATCAGTTCGCCAACCTGCTGGTCGACCTCGGAGTGACCACCGGCGACCGCGTCGCCTCTATGGCGCGCAACAGCGTCGACGTGGTGGTCGCGTACTACGGCACGCTCAAAGCCGGAGCAGCCTTCACCGGCATCAACGTGATGTACCGCGCGGCCGAGGTGAAGCACCAACTCGAACATGCGGAACCGACTGTGGTGGTGGCCGATCCGGCCTACGCCGAGATCATCTCCTCGGTGAAGCCGGAGACCACCACCCTGGTGACGTTCGGACCCGAATACGCCGCACTGACGGCGAACACCCCGTCCACCGAGCCGGACGTCGAGATGGACGAGAACGACGTCGCGATGGTCATCTACACCTCGGGAACCGAAGCGGCTCCCAAGGGCGTGATGATCCCGCACCGCAACTTCCTCATCTCCACCGCGCCCGCGTGGAGCTGGGGCCTGCGGACGGGACCGGAGGACACTTGGTTGTTCGTCATGCCGTTCCACACCATCGCCGGACTCGGCTCGATGACAACCCTCACGCTGATGGGTGCCACGCTCGTTCTGCCGGCGACGGTCGACCCGGCGCAATCGCTGCGCATCATCGCCGCCGAGAAGATCTCCGTCATCGCGCAGACGCCGACGTTCTACCTGGCTCTGGCCCGTGACGCGCAATTCGGCTCCGAGACCGTCGGCCAGGTCAGGCGCTGCCTCACCTACGGTGGCCAGGTGTCACCGCACACGATCAGCGCCTGGGCCGCCGCGGCACCCGAGGCCATCTGGGGCACCTACTGGGGACAGTCCGAACTCTCGCAGCTCGGCTCGGTCGGGTGGTTCTCGACCCTCGACGACATTCCCGACGGCGACGCGTCGTGGATCGGCAAGCCCGTCACTCACCTCGAGATCAAGGTGGTCGACCCCGCGGGCAACGAGAGCGAGATCGGCGAATTGCTCTGCCGCACTCCATCGGTGATGCTCGGCTACTTCAAGGACCCCGAACGCACCGCTGAGGTGTTCCGGGATGGGTGGGTACACACCGGCGACATGGTCCGTATCGACGCCGACGGCAACCTGTTCTTCTACGATCGAATGAAGGACATGATCAAGTCGGGAGGGATGAACGTGTCGTCGCAGGAAGTGGAACGCACCATCCACACGCACCCGGACGTGCTACGCGCCGCCGTCGTCGGAGTACCCGACCCGTACTGGTCCGAGGCCGTCACCGCCTTCGTCATCGCCCGCGACGGAGTGACCGCCGACCCGGCCGCAATCATCGAGTACTGCCGCACCGAGTTGGCGTCGTACAAGGCACCGAAATCGGTACACATCGTGGCCGAACTGCCCGTCGACCCGCAGGGCAAGATCCTCAAGCGTGAACTCCGGCTGCTGGCGGCGGTCGAGGAAACCGTATGA
- a CDS encoding nitroreductase family protein yields MELTEAMRTTGTCRRYLSDPVPDEVFKAAFDVARFGPQGGNRQPVRWIVVRDAARKQALADLYLPMWDAYFAGITGGTVAVGALPKTVQDADYFARHLHEVPAIVVVCAALDGLHPTDHELGRLSVVGGASIYPTVQNLCLSLRDQGVATAVTTLLCHEEPAIRELLGIPDEYITAAHIAVGYPEKSFPRKLTRDPVEQIVAAETFSQPMFDSAALSPAL; encoded by the coding sequence ATGGAACTCACGGAGGCGATGCGCACCACCGGCACCTGCAGGCGGTACCTCAGCGACCCTGTTCCCGACGAGGTGTTCAAGGCCGCGTTCGACGTCGCCCGCTTCGGCCCGCAGGGCGGCAACCGGCAGCCCGTGCGCTGGATCGTGGTGCGCGACGCCGCCCGTAAGCAGGCCCTCGCCGATCTCTACCTCCCGATGTGGGACGCCTACTTCGCCGGCATCACCGGCGGAACCGTCGCCGTCGGCGCATTGCCCAAGACCGTGCAGGACGCCGACTACTTCGCCCGTCACCTTCACGAGGTGCCTGCCATCGTGGTGGTCTGCGCCGCATTGGACGGACTGCATCCCACCGACCACGAACTCGGCCGACTCTCCGTCGTCGGCGGCGCGTCCATCTACCCGACCGTGCAGAACCTGTGCCTGAGCCTGCGCGATCAGGGCGTCGCCACCGCGGTGACGACGTTGCTGTGCCACGAGGAACCGGCCATCCGCGAACTGCTCGGCATCCCGGACGAGTACATCACCGCCGCACACATCGCCGTCGGCTATCCGGAGAAGTCGTTCCCGCGCAAGCTCACCCGTGATCCGGTGGAGCAGATCGTTGCGGCAGAGACCTTCTCGCAGCCGATGTTCGACTCCGCTGCACTCTCCCCCGCCCTGTAG
- a CDS encoding flavin-containing monooxygenase: MGGVDRDRVDRDRLSRALSAANLPTLVAVLYQLTGDRSWLADPYRPTRSRGMDDNDTGGFDDAVAHRIRAAALDAICAFHEGEPMAVPSPDSEHLVEMISLAVGEQVPPEFGVMVAEDMGFVVAETPVAAPNDLSVIVIGAGVSGMLAAIKLHEAGISHTVLEKNSDVGGGWFENTYPGAGVDTPSHLYSYSFAPRAWSTHFGKRDEVWEYLSDVASEHDLRQRIRFDTEVATAEYDAQRQGWTVTTVDGETLTADVVITATGQLNRPKVPNIPGLESFDGPIFHTANWPADLDLTGKRVAIVGTGASAMQVLPAIASTVGHATVFQRSPQWVASSDVYFTEMSDDANYLMDVVPLYRLWYRTRLAWNFNDRVHSSLQVDPEWEHPARSINPVNDAHRRVFTRYIEAELEGRPDLVAKSLPDYPPFGKRMLLDNGWYAALKRDNVTLVADAVSSITANSVVARDGSETEVDVVILATGFETHKLLTPIDVRGRSGEFIRDIWGPEDAHAYLGITVPDFPNFFITCGPGTVLGHGGSYITIAECQVRYIVDVLIDMVDKRIGAIECKADVEAEYVRKHDEAHAKMIWSHGGMDNWYRNDAGRVVSTLPWRIVDYWEMTRRADLDDFVMEPRRDEAR, translated from the coding sequence GTGGGTGGGGTTGATCGGGACCGGGTGGATCGGGACCGGCTCTCACGGGCTCTCTCTGCGGCCAACCTGCCCACGCTGGTGGCGGTGCTCTATCAGTTGACCGGCGATCGCTCGTGGCTCGCCGATCCGTATCGCCCCACGCGCAGTCGGGGCATGGACGACAACGACACGGGCGGATTCGACGACGCAGTAGCTCACCGCATCCGTGCCGCGGCCCTCGACGCAATCTGCGCCTTCCACGAGGGCGAGCCCATGGCGGTGCCCTCACCCGACTCGGAGCACCTCGTCGAGATGATCAGCCTGGCCGTCGGTGAACAGGTGCCTCCCGAGTTCGGCGTCATGGTCGCCGAGGACATGGGCTTCGTGGTTGCGGAGACTCCGGTGGCCGCACCGAACGATCTGTCGGTGATCGTGATCGGTGCCGGTGTCTCCGGGATGCTCGCCGCCATCAAGCTGCACGAGGCGGGCATCAGTCACACAGTGCTGGAGAAGAACTCCGACGTCGGCGGTGGCTGGTTCGAGAACACCTACCCCGGTGCCGGCGTCGACACCCCGAGTCACCTGTACTCCTACTCCTTCGCGCCGCGGGCCTGGAGCACGCACTTCGGCAAGCGTGACGAGGTGTGGGAGTACCTCAGCGACGTGGCCTCCGAACACGATCTGCGGCAACGTATTCGCTTCGACACCGAGGTGGCGACCGCCGAGTACGACGCACAGAGGCAGGGATGGACCGTCACGACGGTCGATGGCGAAACGCTGACCGCAGACGTGGTGATCACCGCCACCGGTCAGCTCAATCGGCCGAAGGTGCCGAATATCCCTGGACTGGAGTCGTTCGACGGCCCGATCTTCCACACGGCGAACTGGCCGGCCGATCTGGATCTGACCGGTAAGCGCGTCGCCATCGTCGGTACCGGGGCCAGTGCCATGCAGGTGTTGCCGGCCATCGCGTCGACGGTGGGGCATGCGACGGTCTTCCAGCGCTCACCTCAGTGGGTTGCGTCGAGTGACGTCTATTTCACCGAGATGAGCGACGACGCCAACTACCTCATGGATGTCGTTCCTTTGTATCGCCTTTGGTACCGAACGCGGTTGGCCTGGAACTTCAACGATCGAGTGCACAGCTCGCTGCAGGTCGATCCCGAATGGGAGCATCCGGCGCGCTCGATCAACCCGGTGAACGATGCGCATCGACGGGTGTTCACCCGCTACATCGAAGCCGAGCTCGAGGGCCGACCCGACCTGGTCGCGAAGTCGCTTCCCGATTACCCGCCCTTCGGTAAGCGGATGTTGCTCGACAACGGTTGGTACGCCGCGCTCAAGCGCGACAACGTCACCCTCGTCGCCGACGCCGTCTCGTCCATCACTGCCAACTCGGTTGTGGCACGCGATGGTTCGGAGACCGAGGTCGATGTGGTGATTCTCGCGACGGGCTTCGAGACCCACAAGCTGTTGACACCGATCGATGTGCGTGGGCGATCGGGTGAGTTCATTCGCGATATCTGGGGCCCCGAGGATGCACACGCATATCTCGGAATCACCGTCCCGGACTTCCCGAACTTCTTCATCACCTGCGGTCCAGGAACTGTATTGGGCCACGGGGGTAGTTACATCACCATCGCCGAATGCCAGGTGCGCTACATCGTCGATGTGTTGATCGACATGGTGGACAAGCGAATCGGAGCCATCGAGTGCAAGGCCGACGTCGAAGCGGAGTACGTCCGCAAGCACGACGAGGCGCACGCCAAGATGATCTGGTCGCACGGCGGCATGGACAACTGGTACCGCAACGACGCCGGACGTGTGGTCTCGACGTTGCCGTGGCGCATCGTCGACTACTGGGAGATGACGCGGCGGGCCGATCTGGACGACTTCGTCATGGAACCTCGACGGGATGAGGCACGCTGA
- a CDS encoding ArsR/SmtB family transcription factor, whose amino-acid sequence MSTEFESRLAELEARVAELERRDTPQQPEAAPSTGGMIAYQGDVHLHGTVRWDIGYSPDAIVDLPVPSASEVLAALGHPVRLQIVRTLLRGPANAADLHAAVGLGSSGQIYHHLKTLSSANIVEQQGRGDYRIAAKRVVPLLVSMLAAADIAGDLGT is encoded by the coding sequence GTGAGCACAGAGTTCGAATCGAGACTGGCAGAGCTGGAAGCCCGCGTCGCCGAGCTGGAGCGACGCGACACTCCCCAGCAGCCCGAGGCCGCCCCGTCGACAGGCGGCATGATCGCCTACCAAGGCGACGTGCATCTGCACGGAACGGTCCGCTGGGACATCGGCTACTCCCCCGACGCCATCGTGGACTTACCGGTTCCCTCCGCATCGGAAGTCCTTGCTGCCCTGGGACATCCGGTGCGGTTGCAGATCGTGCGGACACTGCTTCGAGGCCCGGCGAACGCTGCGGATCTGCACGCAGCAGTGGGACTCGGCTCGTCCGGCCAGATCTATCACCACCTCAAGACTCTGAGTTCGGCGAACATCGTCGAGCAGCAGGGTCGCGGCGACTACCGAATCGCCGCCAAACGAGTTGTGCCGCTGCTGGTTTCGATGCTCGCTGCTGCCGATATCGCGGGCGATCTGGGAACTTGA
- a CDS encoding serine hydrolase, producing the protein MRRSTWISTTCAAVLLMGGCATDSDAAATTTTTPTPENYAPVTSTDLATEDGWIGLIDQAPDTVSLVIDDGRGRTVEHRADQEQVLASAIKVVHLAAYAQAVANGTIDPNEQVALSDWERWYLPRTDANAHPNALTRLGIANTGTNATDPNATVRIDDMVSAMIQESDNSVPDYLRYRLGDQALVDAAAAGGWENFEAPSMVADMLSIFDPELADADTWETAQKWAFDPQFRAQAEASVQVPTYEDQVSRVESSFRGGSAEELNGMYRAFTDGTYGAASDTILRHLEWQPAGDSVRGVGFKGGSLPGVLTQGFELRRNDGTVATAVWLTDGLSADRFEQAYAGAGVQQQLIVEAMLSPEILDRIACVV; encoded by the coding sequence ATGCGACGCTCGACCTGGATCTCGACAACCTGCGCGGCCGTCCTGCTGATGGGCGGATGCGCCACCGACAGCGACGCAGCTGCAACGACCACCACAACCCCGACGCCGGAGAACTACGCTCCCGTCACGTCCACCGACCTCGCCACCGAAGACGGGTGGATCGGACTGATCGATCAGGCACCCGACACCGTCAGCCTCGTCATCGATGACGGTCGCGGCCGAACCGTCGAACATCGTGCCGACCAAGAGCAGGTACTCGCATCCGCGATCAAGGTGGTACATCTCGCCGCCTACGCCCAGGCAGTCGCGAACGGCACCATCGACCCGAACGAGCAAGTGGCCCTGTCGGATTGGGAACGCTGGTACTTACCCCGCACCGACGCCAACGCACATCCCAATGCCCTGACCCGGTTGGGCATTGCCAACACCGGCACCAACGCAACCGACCCCAACGCCACGGTCCGTATCGACGACATGGTCTCGGCCATGATCCAGGAAAGCGACAACTCGGTTCCCGACTACCTCCGCTACCGACTCGGCGATCAAGCACTCGTCGACGCCGCAGCCGCAGGAGGTTGGGAGAACTTCGAGGCACCGAGCATGGTGGCCGACATGCTCTCGATCTTCGATCCTGAACTCGCCGATGCAGATACCTGGGAGACCGCTCAGAAGTGGGCATTCGACCCGCAGTTCCGGGCCCAGGCCGAGGCGTCCGTACAAGTGCCGACCTACGAGGACCAGGTATCCAGGGTCGAGAGCAGTTTCCGCGGCGGTTCGGCCGAAGAACTAAACGGAATGTATCGCGCCTTCACGGACGGGACCTACGGCGCGGCATCCGACACCATTCTGCGTCATCTGGAATGGCAACCTGCCGGTGACAGCGTTCGCGGCGTCGGGTTCAAAGGCGGCAGCCTCCCCGGTGTGCTGACCCAGGGTTTTGAGCTGCGCCGCAACGACGGAACGGTCGCGACCGCGGTGTGGCTCACCGATGGTCTTTCGGCCGACAGATTCGAGCAAGCGTACGCAGGAGCCGGCGTACAGCAGCAACTCATCGTCGAGGCGATGCTCTCGCCCGAGATTCTCGACCGGATAGCCTGCGTGGTGTGA
- a CDS encoding 8-oxoguanine DNA glycosylase OGG fold protein produces MSRLDEGFPPPTACVQWCHHRSYDLHVLDDGVEVDLDWWNGHLDRAGHDLRLRGRNLDGEIVEYGGATVQRNDLRFGTDLAVGEHDSLGLLFLCAAWQGSHRHRRAMRRFPDVMNPHLSRPDENPVAKTLAVLDSCVRNRAVPDHPNSTWSGWPDAPGVGMSLMATFLWAVKASVYGGPAQLIDQYGVSTLIHEGWLEDPSVTGFTRRRYDRYVELITAWATDIGTNPELVEMWLVQRWSARLNEARHGRYTAPTLF; encoded by the coding sequence ATGTCACGACTCGACGAGGGTTTCCCGCCTCCCACGGCCTGTGTGCAGTGGTGTCATCACCGCAGCTATGACCTTCATGTCCTCGACGACGGTGTGGAGGTGGACCTGGATTGGTGGAACGGCCACCTCGACCGGGCAGGCCACGATCTTCGACTGCGCGGCCGCAACCTCGACGGCGAGATCGTCGAGTACGGCGGCGCAACGGTTCAGCGCAACGATCTTCGGTTCGGCACCGATCTGGCTGTAGGCGAACATGATTCGCTCGGTCTGCTGTTTCTCTGCGCGGCCTGGCAGGGCAGTCACCGACACCGCCGAGCGATGCGACGATTCCCCGACGTCATGAACCCGCACCTCAGCCGTCCCGACGAGAACCCCGTCGCCAAGACTCTCGCTGTGCTCGACAGCTGCGTACGGAACCGCGCAGTGCCCGACCATCCGAACTCGACCTGGTCCGGATGGCCCGACGCACCGGGCGTCGGAATGTCCCTGATGGCCACGTTCCTCTGGGCCGTGAAGGCGTCGGTCTACGGCGGCCCGGCACAACTCATCGACCAATACGGAGTCTCGACCCTCATACACGAAGGGTGGCTCGAAGACCCTTCGGTCACCGGATTCACTCGTCGCCGATACGACCGGTACGTCGAACTCATCACCGCATGGGCCACCGACATCGGCACCAACCCCGAGCTCGTCGAAATGTGGCTCGTGCAGCGCTGGAGCGCCCGACTGAACGAAGCACGACACGGCCGCTACACAGCCCCAACCTTGTTCTGA
- a CDS encoding PE-PGRS family protein, with amino-acid sequence MLTSHLARAESALAGADAAATAGVIADFDFSEDLLDAALSVRRHVGRLSDVIHAATITRCLPLILEEGEIITARPSLGAGNDPTRPYDLETDRRIAEFKVAQWKGGDTMRKRGVFADLVHLALDDSTRKAQMFVVGNRPAKFLRTSTTTAQWALARSSPHLRTRFDAAFGTDVMTVAEFTNGPGKAIEIVDLSDLLSALAEQ; translated from the coding sequence ATGCTGACCAGTCACCTTGCACGCGCAGAATCCGCGCTCGCGGGTGCGGATGCGGCTGCAACCGCAGGCGTCATCGCCGATTTCGACTTCAGCGAGGACCTACTAGATGCCGCACTGTCCGTGCGGAGACACGTGGGTCGACTGTCCGACGTCATCCACGCGGCCACCATCACGCGGTGCCTGCCGCTCATCTTGGAGGAAGGCGAAATCATCACGGCGCGTCCGTCTCTCGGGGCAGGCAACGACCCAACCAGACCGTACGACCTGGAGACCGACAGGCGCATCGCCGAGTTCAAGGTCGCGCAGTGGAAGGGCGGCGACACGATGCGTAAACGAGGAGTCTTCGCTGACCTGGTGCACCTTGCTCTGGACGACTCGACCCGCAAGGCCCAGATGTTCGTGGTAGGCAATCGACCAGCGAAATTTCTGAGAACATCGACAACCACCGCGCAATGGGCCTTGGCGAGATCGTCTCCACATCTGCGCACTCGGTTCGACGCAGCGTTTGGCACGGATGTCATGACAGTTGCGGAGTTCACGAACGGACCGGGAAAAGCAATCGAAATCGTCGACCTGAGCGACCTGCTGTCAGCGCTCGCCGAGCAGTGA
- a CDS encoding ATP-binding protein, translating to MPVADNAVDRPLVDVVIEAIDADNDLSDEAKYFVLAALEGPTALQELLDGISTPHVPESSADRTVEEPVRAFLTSIGVAGFRGIGPKATRELRPAPGITVVSGRNGSGKSSFADALEFAVTGESYQWKTQALEKPSQLCKRQRTCGQGR from the coding sequence GTGCCCGTTGCCGACAATGCAGTCGACAGGCCACTCGTCGACGTGGTGATCGAAGCCATCGACGCGGACAACGACCTCTCCGACGAGGCCAAGTACTTCGTGCTCGCAGCCCTGGAAGGGCCGACGGCACTACAAGAGCTGCTCGACGGCATCTCGACCCCGCACGTTCCGGAGTCCTCGGCCGACAGGACTGTCGAGGAGCCGGTACGTGCGTTCCTGACGTCCATCGGTGTGGCGGGCTTCCGCGGTATCGGCCCGAAGGCAACGCGCGAACTGCGCCCTGCCCCCGGCATCACTGTCGTCAGTGGACGCAATGGGTCGGGCAAGTCGAGCTTTGCCGATGCCCTCGAATTCGCGGTGACCGGCGAGAGCTACCAATGGAAGACTCAAGCCCTTGAGAAACCATCCCAGCTTTGCAAGCGCCAGCGCACCTGCGGCCAAGGACGATAA